AACGAGCGGGGATGCTTGCTCCCGGACTCCGGGACTCGCTAGAATCTTCCCCGCACCGGGAGGATCGGACGAACCATGCGGATCGGAATTGACGCCCATGCTATCGGGACGGGTCTTGCCGGAAACGAAACCTATATCAAGAACCTCATCCCCGCACTCGCTGAGATTGATAGCAAGAACGAGTACATCATCTTCGTCACGCGCTCCGAAAGCCCTGTTGCCGAAATCGAGAAGTTTCCTCATGTTCGGATAGTCCGTATCTGGCCTCATACGCGATACGTGCGGATTCCCCTGAGTCTGCCGCTGGCCGTGTTGCGGACGGGCGTTGATTTGCTCCACGTGCAATATACCGCGCCTCCCTGGAATTTCGTTCCTGTGGTGACGACGATCCACGACATCTCGTTTGAGCATCTTCCGCAGTTTTACACTCCTCGGGAACGCTGGTTCTTCAAGCTGGCCATCGGGTATACCGCCCGTCATGCCGCGAAAATTCTCACCGATTCCGAATATTCCCGTCAGGACATTATCCAGACCTACGATCTGCCAGCGGATCGTGTCGTTGTGACTCCGCTTGGGGTGAGTTCCATCTTCAGGCCGGTTCGAGAACCTGATCGGATTGAATCGGTCAGGAAAAAATACGGGATCACCCGCGAGTACCTGTTGAGCGTGGGGAGTCTGCAACCCCGAAAAAATCTCGTGCGTTTGATCACGGCCTACGTCCGACTTCGCGCGCGAGAGGAGGATTTCGCGCCGCAGCTTGTGATTGTGGGCAAGCGGGCCTGGCTCTATCAGGACATCTTTCGGGCGGCCCGGACATCCGGCTACCTCTCCGACATCATCTTCACTGACTACGTGCCGGATGAAGACCTGCCCATGCTCTACAGTGGAGCGACGGTGTTTATCTATCCTTCGATGTTCGAGGGTTTCGGATTGCCGGTGCTGGAAGCAATGGCCTGTGGCGTTCCGGTGATCACGAGCAACAGTTCCTCGCTGCCGGAAGTCGCCGGCGAGGCAGCCGTCCTGGTTGATCCCTATGACGAGACGGCGCTCGAAAAAGCCATCCTCCGCCTCGTCAGCGACGATCGGTTGCGCCAGAAATTGTCGCTGGAGGGCCTTCGGCAGGCGCAAAAATTCTCCTGGCGTCGAACGGCGGAGCTGACGCTGCAGGTCTACGAAGATGTGGTGCGGCGGGCCACGGGAAAGTCTGAGCCTCTTTATGCACGGTCAGCAGCATCATGAGCGAGCCTTCGTTCCCCCTTCGGTCCTCACAGGAGAAAGTACCTGGCCACGATACACAAATCGGTGTGCTTGAAACGTCAGCGGAGGTCAACGGTGAAGGCGTTCAGGGAGGACCAAGCGCCGCCCGCCATCCCTCGGTCTGATTCAAGAGCGATCCGAACCGGGCAGCGACAGTGCCGTCGGCATTGGTCAGACGCGGGCTCTCCCGTTCAGCGCCATCTGGGATTCTAGCTCGTGAAGAGAGATCGAAGATGAAAATCGCCATCATGGGAATTCGGGGAATCCCGGCTAATTACGGAGGCTTCGAGACCTTCGCCGAAAATCTGGCCACGCGGTTGGTCGAGCGCGGTCATGAGGTCACGGTCTACGGTCGAAGCCACTACGTGACGCCCACTCTGCGGTCTTATCGGGGAGTTCGCCTGGTCGTTCTGCCTACAATCAAGCACAAATATTTCGATACGGTGGTTCACACGATCCTGTCGGTGCTGCACGCGTGGCGGCAGGATTACGATGTGATTCTCTTTTGTAATGCGGCTAATGCCCTGGCTGCGGGACTGGCGCGGCTGCTGGGAAAGAAGACCGTCATCAACGTGGATGGGATCGAACGCAAGCGGCGCAAATGGAACTGGCTCGGACGAACATATTACCTGCTCTCGGAGTGGCTCTCGACGATTCTCCCCCATGCCCTTGTCACCGATGCTCGCGTCATTCAGGACTATTATCGCCGCCGGTACCGAAAGGAGTCGTGGATGATTGCTTACGGGGCCGATGTCGAGCGCTGGCCCGATAGCGGACGCCTGCGGGATTTCGGACTGGAGCCCGATCGCTACATCCTCTATGTCAGCCGATTGGAGCCGGAAAACAACGCGCATCTTGTCATTGAAGCCTTTGAGGGGGTTCGCACCGACATGAAGCTCGTGATCGTGGGCGATGCTCCCTATGCGCGGGACTACATCCGGCGGCTCAAGCAGACGCAGGATCCGCGCATTCTTTTCACGGGATTCGTCTTTGGTGATGGCTATCGCGTTCTCCAACAAAACGCTTACTGCTACGTTCACGCTACCGAGGTGGGAGGGACACACCCGGCCCTCGTCGAAGCCATGGGATTTGGCAATTGCGTCCTTGTTCTCGACACGCCGGAGAATCGCGAGGTCGCCGGGGAGGCCGGTCTCTATTACCGGGATGCCGCTGAGTTGCGCGCCCATCTCCAGCGGCTTGTTGATTCACCTGATCTGCTTGAATCTTTTCGTCAGCGAGCGCGCGCCCGCGCCCAAGCCCACTACTCGTGGGATCATGTGACCGACCAGTACGAGAAGCTCTTCAGACTGGTCGTCGCGCGTTCCCTGGGGCTGGACCGTTAGAGCCCGTGAGAAACCGGTCTTTGCCTTTCCGGCCTGTTCGACAGAACGAAGGGTTACGCGCCTGGTTCAACAGCCCCCACCAATTGCCTTTTGAAAACCCTCAGGGATTGCGGATGACTGATTACGGGATCGGAACGTGTAAATTCGGAGATCCACTCGCTTACAGCCCGCCTTTGGTATCAATTGCAAATTGCCCTAACCGTAGTCCCATTCTTCAGACTTGAGCCCCCGGCGAGCCGCTCGAATCAGCGTTTGCCTTTGCGACCGCTTGGGACGTAGCGACGCGGACGGTTGGGCTGGCGGAGCGTCATTTTCAGCCGCTGTTCTTTGTCGAGGGCGGGCTTTTGCTCGCCGACTTTTTTCCCGATCTCTTTCGGTTTCTTGATCATCCCAGCACGATCCTCTCCGGGCGCGCCGGGCCGTCACCGAGTGCTTACCCGGCCAGGGCCCGCTCGCGGGTGATCTCTTTGAAAAAGGTGAAGTCTCCCGACACCGGGATGCGCACGTTTCCCACCGAGGGGTTCATCACAGCGACATTAGCCGGATACCAGAGATAAATCCAGGGGAGGTCCTCAGCGAGAATCTCCTGAATTCGGGCATAGCGGAGGATTTGTTCGGATCGGTCCGGGGTCGCTTCGGCCTCGGCAATGAGCCGATCGAGTTCGGGATTGCGATACCGGGCTCGATTGAGGAATCCCGTGCGCTCGCTCTCCCGGATCGTGCGATCGCCGGGAATCGAGCGTGAGCCGAAAGCGGCTTTGAAAATGTCGGTGAACTGATTCGCTCCAACCTGACGGAGGAAGAAGAGCTGATAGTTACCCGTGTTAATATCGTTGAGCAGTGTTTGAAACTCGAACGACTGCAGTTCCAGCTCAATGCCCACCTGTCGGAGGTTCTCCTGAATCACGGTGGCGATCTTTCGTGGCTGCTCGGCCGAGGAGGTCTTGAGGGTCAGGCGAAAGCGCGGTCGCGGTCCCGGACCATCGGGATCGCGAAAGCCTGCCTCATCCAGAAGACGGCGCGATCGTTCGGGGTCGTAGTCATAGCGCCGTACGCGGGAAAAGTAAGCCCAGTGTGTGGGAGGGAGAACACTCGATGCCAGCGTTGCCTGGTTGCGGAGCAGGGTTTGAATGATCGTGGGACGGTCAATCGCCCAGGCGATCGCCTGACGCACCCGCCGATCCTTCAGAATCGGATCGGTCGTATTCACACCGAGATATTCCAGCGTGGCTCCCTCCGTCACGATGACCTTCAGAGGTCCTGCTCGCTGTTGCTCAGCAACGAAGTCGGGTGACAGTTGCGCGTTCAGGGCAAAATGAACCGTCCCTCCCTGAAGCTCCAGAGCCAGCGTCGTCGGATCACGGACGATTTTAACCGTGAGCCGCTCAATTCGCGGCATCCCCTGAAAGGCGTCGGGGAAACGCAAGAGGCGAATCTCTTGATTCTCTCGATAGCTTTCGAATCGGAACGGACCGGTTCCCACCGGGCGAGTGGCGATGCTCGCGCCCGATCCATCGGGAATGATGCCGATGGCGATGAGATCAACGAGCAATCCCCGGTAAGGCTCGCGGCAATGGAAAACGACCGTGTGCGCGTTAGCGGCCTCCACCCGCTCCAGCTTGCTCAGAGCTGCCCGTTTGGGTGAATCGAAGTCA
This genomic window from Blastocatellia bacterium contains:
- a CDS encoding glycosyltransferase family 1 protein, with the protein product MRIGIDAHAIGTGLAGNETYIKNLIPALAEIDSKNEYIIFVTRSESPVAEIEKFPHVRIVRIWPHTRYVRIPLSLPLAVLRTGVDLLHVQYTAPPWNFVPVVTTIHDISFEHLPQFYTPRERWFFKLAIGYTARHAAKILTDSEYSRQDIIQTYDLPADRVVVTPLGVSSIFRPVREPDRIESVRKKYGITREYLLSVGSLQPRKNLVRLITAYVRLRAREEDFAPQLVIVGKRAWLYQDIFRAARTSGYLSDIIFTDYVPDEDLPMLYSGATVFIYPSMFEGFGLPVLEAMACGVPVITSNSSSLPEVAGEAAVLVDPYDETALEKAILRLVSDDRLRQKLSLEGLRQAQKFSWRRTAELTLQVYEDVVRRATGKSEPLYARSAAS
- a CDS encoding glycosyltransferase, producing MKIAIMGIRGIPANYGGFETFAENLATRLVERGHEVTVYGRSHYVTPTLRSYRGVRLVVLPTIKHKYFDTVVHTILSVLHAWRQDYDVILFCNAANALAAGLARLLGKKTVINVDGIERKRRKWNWLGRTYYLLSEWLSTILPHALVTDARVIQDYYRRRYRKESWMIAYGADVERWPDSGRLRDFGLEPDRYILYVSRLEPENNAHLVIEAFEGVRTDMKLVIVGDAPYARDYIRRLKQTQDPRILFTGFVFGDGYRVLQQNAYCYVHATEVGGTHPALVEAMGFGNCVLVLDTPENREVAGEAGLYYRDAAELRAHLQRLVDSPDLLESFRQRARARAQAHYSWDHVTDQYEKLFRLVVARSLGLDR
- a CDS encoding ABC transporter substrate-binding protein, whose translation is MRSKPASSRHILARPTTAVQTIKPGAWRRLLICIVVMGTCLAIGCRTNPASDNELIIAVETPPLTFDPRGPTNAVTARIQQLLFNTLVQKDDRFEIVPELAERWEVAGDGRTYTFHLRRGVRFHDGRELTARDVVYTFETLLAPDFDSPKRAALSKLERVEAANAHTVVFHCREPYRGLLVDLIAIGIIPDGSGASIATRPVGTGPFRFESYRENQEIRLLRFPDAFQGMPRIERLTVKIVRDPTTLALELQGGTVHFALNAQLSPDFVAEQQRAGPLKVIVTEGATLEYLGVNTTDPILKDRRVRQAIAWAIDRPTIIQTLLRNQATLASSVLPPTHWAYFSRVRRYDYDPERSRRLLDEAGFRDPDGPGPRPRFRLTLKTSSAEQPRKIATVIQENLRQVGIELELQSFEFQTLLNDINTGNYQLFFLRQVGANQFTDIFKAAFGSRSIPGDRTIRESERTGFLNRARYRNPELDRLIAEAEATPDRSEQILRYARIQEILAEDLPWIYLWYPANVAVMNPSVGNVRIPVSGDFTFFKEITRERALAG